One segment of Mariprofundus sp. NF DNA contains the following:
- the hypE gene encoding hydrogenase expression/formation protein HypE, with protein sequence MSRLDIKHGVVEMAHGSGGRVSATLIDELFIRHLDNELLRQGNDSAVFELPAGRMVMSTDAHVVSPLFFPGGDIGSLSVHGTVNDVAMSGAKPLYLSASFILEEGFALADLERIVISMAAASRDAGVPVITGDTKVVERGKGDGVFISTTGFGVLPDNVQVSGDRAEAGDLIIISGYIGDHGTAILSSREGLEFATTIQSDSAALHGLVAAMVAAVPDIHCLRDPTRGGLATTLNELSRQSAVGMQIREIDIPVRAEVRGACELLGLDPLYIANEGKLVCICPAQSAAELLSLMQQHPLGRDAAIIGEVISDARHLVTMKTAFGGQRVVDWLAGEQLPRIC encoded by the coding sequence ACACGGTAGTGGGGGCAGGGTCTCTGCAACGCTGATTGATGAGCTGTTTATTCGTCATCTGGATAATGAACTGTTAAGGCAGGGTAACGATAGTGCCGTGTTTGAACTACCTGCCGGACGTATGGTGATGAGTACCGATGCGCATGTGGTTTCCCCTCTGTTTTTTCCCGGTGGTGATATCGGTTCACTCTCCGTGCACGGCACAGTCAATGATGTGGCCATGAGCGGCGCCAAACCACTCTATCTCTCCGCCAGCTTTATTCTTGAAGAGGGTTTTGCTCTGGCTGATCTGGAGAGGATCGTTATCTCTATGGCAGCAGCCAGCCGAGATGCAGGGGTGCCCGTGATTACAGGCGACACCAAAGTGGTGGAGCGTGGCAAAGGTGACGGGGTGTTTATCAGCACCACAGGCTTTGGTGTTCTTCCTGATAACGTTCAAGTCTCAGGTGACAGGGCAGAGGCCGGTGATCTGATCATCATCAGTGGTTATATCGGTGATCATGGCACAGCTATTCTCTCCAGCCGTGAGGGGTTGGAGTTCGCTACTACGATTCAATCAGATTCAGCAGCACTGCACGGACTGGTGGCGGCAATGGTTGCAGCGGTTCCTGATATCCACTGTCTGCGTGACCCCACCCGCGGTGGGCTGGCTACCACACTTAATGAGCTTAGCAGACAGTCGGCTGTCGGTATGCAGATCAGAGAGATCGATATCCCTGTGCGTGCCGAAGTGCGAGGTGCCTGTGAACTGCTGGGGCTTGATCCGCTGTATATCGCCAATGAAGGTAAGCTGGTTTGCATCTGCCCGGCTCAATCTGCTGCAGAACTGCTGAGTCTGATGCAGCAGCATCCGCTTGGCAGAGATGCGGCCATTATTGGTGAAGTGATTAGCGATGCACGTCATCTGGTCACCATGAAAACTGCCTTTGGTGGCCAGCGCGTTGTCGACTGGTTAGCTGGTGAACAGTTACCACGCATCTGTTGA